One Candidatus Krumholzibacteriia bacterium genomic region harbors:
- a CDS encoding RNA-binding protein, whose protein sequence is MPKIIYVGNLPAEATHDQLRDLFSSHGSVTSVRLITDRDTGSPRGFGFVEMETGGETAISALDSHQLGGNNLNVREARLRPTSQRRPAV, encoded by the coding sequence ATGCCGAAGATCATCTATGTGGGCAACCTGCCCGCCGAAGCCACCCATGACCAGCTCCGTGACCTGTTTTCCTCGCATGGATCCGTGACGTCGGTGCGCTTGATCACCGACCGCGACACGGGCAGCCCGCGGGGATTCGGATTCGTCGAGATGGAAACGGGTGGCGAGACAGCCATCAGCGCCCTCGACAGCCACCAGCTCGGCGGGAACAACTTGAACGTCCGCGAAGCCCGGCTGCGACCAACATCGCAGCGCCGGCCGGCGGTGTAA